A section of the Streptomyces sp. NBC_00178 genome encodes:
- the thyX gene encoding FAD-dependent thymidylate synthase, translating to MTDTPEPTKAHFRSDVTVDLVKSAASDSDVLFAARVSTAGEQSLEEVTKDPERSKGLINYLMRDRHGSPFEHNSMTFFISAPIFVFREFMRHRVGWSYNEESGRYRELEPVFYVPGESRKLIQQGRPGKYEFVEGTPEQHALTSRAMEDSYRQAYDAYQEMLAAGVAREVARAVLPVGLFSTMYATCNARSLMHFLGLRTQHELAKVPSFPQREIEMVGEQMEQHWQTLMPLTHAAFNKNGRVAP from the coding sequence GTGACCGACACCCCCGAGCCCACCAAGGCCCACTTCCGCAGCGACGTCACCGTTGACCTGGTGAAATCCGCCGCAAGCGACTCCGACGTGCTGTTCGCGGCCCGTGTGTCGACGGCCGGTGAGCAGTCCCTGGAAGAGGTCACGAAAGACCCCGAGCGCTCCAAGGGTCTCATCAACTACCTCATGCGGGACCGGCACGGCAGCCCGTTCGAGCACAACTCGATGACCTTCTTCATCAGCGCCCCGATCTTCGTGTTCCGTGAGTTCATGCGGCACCGCGTGGGCTGGTCCTACAACGAGGAATCGGGCCGCTACAGGGAGCTCGAGCCGGTCTTCTACGTCCCGGGCGAGTCCCGCAAGCTCATCCAGCAGGGCCGTCCCGGCAAGTACGAGTTCGTCGAGGGGACGCCGGAGCAGCACGCGCTCACCAGCCGGGCCATGGAGGACTCCTACCGCCAGGCGTACGACGCCTACCAGGAGATGCTCGCCGCCGGTGTCGCCCGCGAGGTCGCCCGCGCGGTGCTGCCCGTCGGCCTGTTCTCGACGATGTACGCCACCTGCAACGCCCGCTCGCTGATGCACTTCCTCGGACTGCGGACCCAGCACGAACTGGCCAAGGTCCCGTCCTTCCCGCAGCGCGAGATCGAGATGGTCGGCGAACAGATGGAGCAGCACTGGCAGACCCTCATGCCGCTCACTCATGCCGCGTTCAACAAAAACGGACGTGTAGCTCCGTAA
- a CDS encoding DinB family protein, with the protein MAWTAPPVVRTVELGTLGTLPERRMLEGWLQWHRETLLAKCAGLASGELSRTTVKPSALTLLGLVRHMAEIERWWFRRSVAGEALGDVFTDPEDGDEGFDGVEVADAAQAFARFRTELRLCDRAAAGRDLDETFVSPRGVPLSLRWVYVLMIQEYARHNGHADFLRERTDGTTGDAG; encoded by the coding sequence ATGGCATGGACCGCACCGCCCGTTGTCCGGACCGTGGAGCTCGGAACCCTGGGCACCCTCCCCGAACGCCGGATGCTGGAGGGCTGGCTGCAGTGGCACCGGGAGACGCTCCTGGCCAAGTGCGCGGGGCTCGCGTCCGGGGAACTGTCCAGGACGACCGTGAAGCCGTCCGCGCTCACCCTCCTCGGCCTCGTCCGTCATATGGCGGAGATCGAGCGCTGGTGGTTCCGGAGGAGTGTCGCGGGCGAGGCTCTCGGCGACGTCTTCACGGATCCGGAGGACGGCGACGAGGGGTTCGACGGAGTCGAAGTGGCGGATGCCGCCCAGGCGTTCGCACGCTTCCGGACCGAACTGCGCCTGTGCGACCGGGCGGCCGCCGGGCGCGACCTCGACGAGACGTTCGTGTCGCCCCGGGGAGTCCCTCTCAGCCTGCGCTGGGTCTACGTGCTGATGATCCAGGAGTACGCCCGGCACAACGGCCACGCGGACTTCCTCAGGGAGCGGACGGACGGGACCACGGGGGACGCCGGCTGA
- a CDS encoding ribonuclease J has translation MSHPHPELGTPPKLPKGGLRVTPLGGLGEIGRNMTVFEYGGRLLIVDCGVLFPEEEQPGIDLILPDFTTIRDRLDDIEGIVLTHGHEDHIGGVPYLLRLKPDIPLIGSKLTLALIEAKLQEHRIRPYTLEVAEGQRERLGVFDCEFIAVNHSIPDALAVAIRTPAGLAVATGDFKMDQLPLDGRLTDLHAFARLSEEGIDLLLSDSTNAEVPGFVPPERDISNVLRTVFANAQKRIIVASFASHVHRIQQILDAAHEYGRRVAFVGRSMVRNMGIARDLGYLKVPAGLVVDVKTLDDLPDDEVVLVCTGSQGEPMAALSRMANRDHQIRIVPGDTVILASSLIPGNENAVYRVINGLTRWGANVVHKGNAKVHVSGHASAGELLYFYNICKPKNLMPVHGEWRHLRANAELGALTGVPKDHIVIAEDGVVVDLVDGKAKIVGKVQAGYVYVDGLSVGDVTETSLKDRRILGDEGIISVFIVVDSSSGKIVGGPHIQARGSGIDDSAFSAVVPKVAEALNKSAQDGVMEPHQLQQLVRRTVGKWVSDTYRRRPMILPVVVEV, from the coding sequence TTGAGTCATCCGCATCCCGAACTCGGTACCCCGCCGAAGCTCCCGAAGGGCGGCCTCCGCGTCACCCCGCTCGGTGGCCTGGGCGAAATCGGCCGCAACATGACGGTCTTCGAATACGGCGGCCGCCTGCTCATCGTCGACTGCGGCGTGCTCTTCCCGGAGGAGGAGCAGCCCGGCATCGACCTGATCCTTCCGGACTTCACCACGATCCGGGACCGCCTGGACGACATCGAGGGCATCGTCCTCACGCACGGCCACGAGGACCACATCGGTGGCGTGCCCTACCTGCTCCGCCTGAAGCCGGACATCCCGCTGATCGGCTCGAAGCTGACCCTCGCCCTCATCGAGGCCAAGCTCCAGGAGCACCGGATCCGTCCGTACACCCTGGAGGTGGCGGAGGGACAGCGCGAGCGCCTCGGCGTGTTCGACTGCGAGTTCATCGCCGTCAACCACTCCATCCCGGACGCTCTGGCCGTCGCCATCCGGACCCCCGCCGGCCTGGCCGTCGCGACCGGTGACTTCAAGATGGACCAGCTCCCGCTGGACGGCCGGCTCACCGACCTGCACGCCTTCGCGAGGCTGAGCGAGGAGGGCATCGATCTGCTGCTCTCCGACTCGACCAACGCCGAGGTCCCCGGATTCGTGCCGCCCGAGCGGGACATCTCCAACGTGCTGCGGACGGTGTTCGCCAACGCCCAGAAGCGCATCATCGTGGCCAGCTTCGCCAGCCACGTGCACCGCATCCAGCAGATCCTGGACGCCGCCCACGAGTACGGCCGCAGGGTCGCCTTCGTCGGCCGTTCCATGGTCCGCAACATGGGCATCGCCCGTGACCTGGGCTACCTGAAGGTTCCCGCGGGCCTCGTCGTCGACGTGAAGACGCTCGACGACCTGCCGGACGACGAGGTCGTGCTCGTCTGCACCGGTTCCCAGGGTGAGCCCATGGCCGCGCTCTCGCGCATGGCCAACCGGGACCACCAGATCCGGATCGTCCCGGGCGACACCGTGATCCTGGCGTCGTCCCTGATCCCGGGCAACGAGAACGCGGTGTACCGCGTGATCAACGGCCTGACCCGCTGGGGCGCGAACGTCGTCCACAAGGGCAACGCCAAGGTCCACGTCTCGGGCCACGCCTCGGCCGGCGAGCTGCTGTACTTCTACAACATCTGCAAGCCGAAGAACCTGATGCCGGTGCACGGCGAATGGCGCCACCTGAGGGCCAACGCCGAACTCGGTGCGCTGACCGGCGTGCCGAAGGACCACATCGTCATCGCCGAGGACGGTGTCGTCGTCGACCTCGTCGACGGCAAGGCGAAGATCGTCGGCAAGGTCCAGGCCGGCTACGTGTACGTCGACGGTCTCTCCGTCGGCGACGTCACGGAGACGTCCCTCAAGGACCGCCGCATCCTCGGCGACGAGGGGATCATCTCGGTCTTCATCGTGGTGGACAGCTCGTCCGGCAAGATCGTGGGCGGCCCGCACATCCAGGCCCGCGGTTCCGGCATCGACGACTCCGCCTTCAGCGCGGTGGTGCCGAAGGTCGCGGAGGCCCTCAACAAGTCGGCCCAGGACGGGGTGATGGAGCCGCACCAGCTCCAGCAGCTGGTCCGCCGCACCGTCGGCAAGTGGGTGTCGGACACCTATCGCCGGCGCCCGATGATCCTTCCGGTCGTCGTCGAGGTCTGA
- the dapA gene encoding 4-hydroxy-tetrahydrodipicolinate synthase: MAPISTPQTPFGRVLTAMVTPFTADGALDIDGAQRLAAHLVDAGNDGLIINGTTGESPTTSDAEKDQLVRAVLEAVGDRAHVVAGVGTNDTRHSIELALAAERAGAHGLLAVTPYYNKPPQEGLLRHFNVIADSTGLPVMLYDIPGRSGVPIDTETLVRLAEHPRIVANKDAKGDLGRSSWAIAQSGLAWYSGDDMLNLPLLSVGACGFVSVVGHVVTPELRALIEAHLGGDVQKATEIHQKLLPVFTGMFRTQGVITTKAALTLQGLPAGPLRLPLVELSEQETAQLKIDLAAGGVQL; this comes from the coding sequence ATGGCTCCGATCTCCACTCCGCAGACCCCCTTCGGGCGGGTCCTCACCGCTATGGTCACGCCCTTCACGGCGGACGGCGCACTCGACATCGACGGCGCCCAGCGGCTCGCCGCCCACCTGGTGGACGCAGGCAACGACGGCCTGATCATCAACGGCACCACGGGCGAGTCCCCGACCACCAGCGACGCGGAGAAAGACCAGCTCGTGAGGGCTGTCCTCGAAGCCGTCGGGGACCGGGCCCACGTCGTCGCGGGGGTCGGCACCAACGACACCCGGCACAGCATCGAGCTGGCCCTGGCAGCCGAGCGGGCAGGCGCCCACGGTCTCCTCGCGGTCACCCCGTACTACAACAAGCCGCCGCAGGAGGGCCTCCTCCGGCACTTCAACGTCATCGCCGACTCCACCGGACTCCCGGTGATGCTGTACGACATTCCCGGCCGCAGCGGTGTGCCGATCGACACAGAGACACTCGTCCGGCTCGCCGAGCACCCCCGGATCGTCGCGAACAAGGACGCCAAGGGCGACCTCGGCCGCTCCAGCTGGGCCATCGCCCAGTCCGGACTCGCCTGGTACTCCGGCGACGACATGCTCAACCTGCCGCTCCTCTCGGTCGGCGCCTGCGGATTCGTGTCCGTCGTCGGCCACGTCGTCACCCCCGAGCTGCGCGCGCTCATCGAGGCCCACCTCGGCGGCGACGTGCAGAAGGCCACCGAGATCCACCAGAAGCTGCTCCCCGTCTTCACCGGCATGTTCCGCACCCAGGGCGTGATCACCACGAAGGCGGCGCTCACCCTGCAGGGCCTGCCCGCAGGGCCGCTGCGCCTCCCGCTCGTGGAACTCTCCGAGCAGGAGACGGCCCAGCTCAAGATCGATCTGGCAGCCGGCGGGGTACAGCTCTGA
- a CDS encoding SpoIIE family protein phosphatase, giving the protein MGSAVITARAAATFDPVGRSVATARAFVRDTLQGWGYTDVVDDAVVLTSELVTNAVVHAGTAADVLCLRTEDGVRVEVSDHYPEREVPLQSLGLDFGSPDREGGRGLLLCAALATRWGVEYTPTHKHVWFQLDLPERPVGIRSASPVLPTALLPVAEQRVRVAVVQTDGAGAIASWNEDASFLFGHAAEQVEGKQLTDFVAWPHTPGTSTGIADALRLSRWEGSYGIRGADGRVIPVYASHLRVRDAQGEPSTVCLLVRDYERAVLQTPVRAPVSDTSAENRSTDPFEIFIGSPAPDDLDGLLQRTVERARDMLDADAAFLLLATDDETELEVRATTGLPSARQRFARVPVEAGTGRYGSARMPAVHEDLTVVPGAVPLLSDTGMRSVVTVPLKVEGRLTGSLGVSAEAPGRYSNEEALRLQFAADRIALAVESARLGELERLRRGSLSFLVEASDLLAGTLDRDQTLALMAQMTVPTLATWCAVYTIADQSSEPYLSYVLHEDEELIDGLKALLSSISPPDPVPAPGARIWPAPTEAGHAAALRTSKRTLGRDAPLSMGAAARTTLATAAAVGGETVVLPLVARNRVIGMLTLGKPSDEHFRQEILELAEDLSRRAALALDNARLYSERMAISQSLQRSLLPPGLPDVPNVEIEVIYRAAGEGNEVGGDFYDVFPIRDGAYGFAIGDVCGTGPEAAAVTGLARHALRLLAREGFGGPAVLQRLNAAILDEGARSRFLTLLYGELWPQEDGSALLKVVCAGHPLPLRLRQDGSVEAAAEPQPLLGVIEDLDLYEEEVTLAPGDVLLCVTDGVTERREGTRMLGDDGLAEVLATCTGLTAGAVAGRILRAVERFAAEPASDDMAILAMRVPEPQNF; this is encoded by the coding sequence ATGGGGAGTGCTGTGATCACCGCGCGGGCGGCTGCCACCTTCGATCCGGTCGGTCGCTCGGTCGCGACCGCCCGCGCGTTCGTACGCGACACCCTCCAGGGGTGGGGATACACGGACGTCGTCGACGACGCCGTCGTGCTCACGAGCGAACTCGTGACCAATGCCGTCGTGCACGCGGGGACCGCGGCCGACGTGCTCTGCCTGCGTACCGAGGACGGCGTACGCGTCGAGGTCTCCGACCACTACCCGGAACGCGAGGTACCGCTCCAGAGCCTCGGCCTGGACTTCGGCAGCCCGGACCGGGAGGGCGGCCGCGGCCTGCTGCTCTGCGCCGCTCTCGCCACCCGCTGGGGCGTCGAGTACACCCCGACGCACAAGCACGTCTGGTTCCAGCTCGACCTTCCCGAACGTCCCGTGGGCATCCGCTCGGCCAGCCCGGTCCTGCCGACCGCGCTCCTTCCCGTCGCGGAACAGCGGGTGCGGGTGGCCGTCGTCCAGACCGACGGCGCGGGTGCCATCGCCTCGTGGAACGAGGACGCCTCCTTCCTCTTCGGGCACGCGGCGGAGCAGGTCGAGGGCAAGCAGCTCACCGACTTCGTGGCGTGGCCGCACACCCCGGGCACGAGCACGGGCATCGCCGACGCGCTGCGCCTCTCCCGGTGGGAGGGCAGCTACGGCATCCGCGGCGCGGACGGCCGGGTCATCCCGGTGTACGCCTCGCACCTCAGAGTGCGTGACGCGCAGGGTGAGCCGTCGACCGTCTGCCTCCTGGTACGCGACTACGAGCGGGCCGTGCTCCAGACCCCGGTGCGCGCGCCCGTCTCCGACACCTCTGCCGAGAACCGCAGCACGGACCCCTTCGAGATCTTCATCGGCTCCCCCGCCCCCGACGACCTCGACGGCCTGCTGCAGCGCACCGTCGAGCGGGCCCGCGACATGCTGGACGCCGACGCCGCGTTCCTGCTGCTCGCCACCGACGACGAGACGGAGCTGGAGGTCCGCGCGACCACGGGCCTGCCCTCCGCCCGCCAGCGCTTCGCACGGGTCCCCGTGGAGGCGGGCACGGGGCGTTACGGCTCCGCGCGCATGCCCGCCGTCCACGAGGACCTCACGGTCGTGCCGGGCGCCGTCCCCCTGCTGAGCGACACCGGGATGCGTTCGGTGGTCACGGTGCCTCTCAAGGTCGAGGGCCGCCTCACCGGCTCCCTGGGCGTCTCGGCGGAGGCACCGGGGCGGTATTCGAACGAGGAGGCACTGCGACTGCAGTTCGCCGCCGACCGCATCGCTCTCGCCGTCGAGTCGGCACGGCTCGGTGAGCTCGAACGCCTGCGCCGCGGTTCGCTGTCCTTCCTCGTCGAGGCCTCCGACCTCCTCGCCGGCACCCTCGACAGGGACCAGACGCTGGCGCTGATGGCCCAGATGACGGTCCCCACCCTGGCCACCTGGTGCGCGGTCTACACCATCGCGGACCAGTCGTCGGAGCCCTACCTCTCGTACGTCCTGCACGAGGACGAGGAGCTCATCGACGGCCTGAAGGCGCTGTTGTCCTCGATCAGCCCGCCGGATCCCGTCCCCGCCCCCGGGGCCCGCATCTGGCCGGCGCCCACGGAGGCCGGTCACGCGGCCGCGCTGCGTACGTCCAAGCGCACGCTCGGCCGGGACGCCCCGCTGAGCATGGGCGCGGCAGCCCGCACCACCCTGGCGACGGCCGCGGCCGTCGGAGGCGAGACCGTGGTACTGCCGCTGGTGGCGCGCAACCGCGTCATCGGCATGCTGACACTCGGCAAACCGTCCGACGAGCACTTCCGCCAGGAGATCCTCGAACTGGCCGAGGACCTGTCCAGACGGGCCGCTCTGGCCCTCGACAACGCCCGCCTGTACTCGGAGCGCATGGCCATCAGCCAGTCCCTCCAGCGCAGCCTCCTGCCGCCCGGCCTGCCCGACGTGCCCAATGTCGAGATCGAGGTCATCTACCGGGCCGCCGGTGAGGGCAACGAGGTCGGCGGCGACTTCTACGACGTCTTCCCCATCCGCGACGGCGCCTACGGGTTCGCCATCGGCGACGTCTGCGGCACGGGTCCGGAGGCCGCGGCCGTCACGGGGCTCGCCCGGCACGCCCTGCGCCTGCTCGCCCGCGAGGGCTTCGGAGGGCCGGCGGTCCTGCAGCGGCTGAACGCGGCCATCCTGGACGAGGGCGCCCGCAGCCGCTTCCTCACGCTGCTGTACGGCGAGCTGTGGCCCCAGGAGGACGGCAGCGCCCTCCTGAAGGTCGTTTGTGCAGGCCATCCGCTCCCCCTGCGCCTGCGGCAGGACGGCTCCGTGGAGGCGGCGGCCGAACCGCAGCCGCTGCTGGGGGTCATCGAGGACCTCGACCTCTACGAGGAGGAGGTCACACTCGCTCCCGGCGACGTGCTCCTGTGCGTGACGGACGGGGTCACCGAACGCCGTGAGGGGACGCGCATGCTCGGCGACGACGGCTTGGCCGAGGTCCTCGCCACGTGTACGGGCCTGACGGCGGGGGCGGTGGCCGGACGCATCCTGCGGGCGGTCGAACGCTTCGCCGCGGAACCGGCCTCCGACGACATGGCCATCCTGGCCATGCGTGTCCCGGAGCCGCAGAACTTCTAG